CTTTTTTCACCTGCTTCCAAGAGACCTTGTCCATTGACCTCCTCTTTGAGAACCCGACTGACGCTTCTTCTATGAAAAGTCTTGGCTGCCTTGTATATTTTGTAGTAAAGGATCAGAATCAATGCCAGTGGGATGTAAAAGGCTCCAAATGTGGAATAAATGGTGAAAGCAATGTGATCATGCTTAATGATGCATTCGTCATCCCTGCTGGCTGCCTGGTGCCGCCAAAAGAGTGGTGGCATTGAGATAAAGATGGAAAGGATCCACACAATTGCAATCATGATGCCGGCATGCTTAGGTGTCCGCTTCCTGGCATATTCCACAGCATCTGTGATTGCTCGGTAGCGGTCCAAGGCAATCGCTGACAGGTGTAAGATGGAACAGGTACAGCAGGTGATGTCAACACTGAGCCAAATGTCGCACATCACCTGACCCATGATCCAGGTCTCCTTCATGATGTAGACAATGCTGAAGGGCATCACCAGGATGGCAACCAGGAAATCCGTGACTGCCAAGGAACAGATCAAATAGTTGGCAGGGTGATGAAGCTTCCTTGTCACAATGATTGCTGTCATCACCAGAGAGTTGATGACAGTTGTCATTACTGCCAGCACAGAAAGTGTAAGAGAAACCAGAATCTTGGACATAGGAAGTTCTTCTGATGTATCATTTTGTTTCAAGGTATAATTCTGTTCAGTAAAGTTTAGGAAATCCATTCTTCCCTTAAAGGCGATCTTTATCTAATGAAGACACCTGCGGGAAAGCAAACAcactttagaaaaaaaatcattttatatcTCTCTGAATATATTACATTGCTTACTATtgactgactgattgattgattgattggattGATATCTCGCCCTCAATTcttggcaagccgggctcagagggggtcacaaaataattaattaaaacatacattaaaacacaCTTTAAAATTCCATACTtcatattataataaaacaagatggcattccctTCTAAATCGTAGCCATTAGGCATGTCCAAACCTGCAATGGGCCCCCAGACCAgattgggggaaggatggggaggccagcaaatgatgataGTAGAAAGACGTGACTCAACCAGCCTCTgtctatcaacctcaaataaCGGGCAATGAAAAAACAAAGGACTTATTGTGCCTATACTGCCAGGtccacaagggcagatcctattaGAAAATGAAATTTTACTAAATCTGCCCTTCAGTTCAGGTGATGACAGACTTATGATTACTTAAACTTCTTACATGAGCTGCTTTGTATGTATAGGTAGAGATAccaacctccacatggtggctggagatctcctggaattacaactgatctccaggcaacagagatcagttcatctggagaaaatggctgtgaactctatggcattatgcttcattgaagtacctccccttcccaaacaccaccctcttcaagctccatccccaaaatctccaggtatttcccaacatggagctgacaaccttaggttattgccaaagtggccattttctgcaggtgaactgatctctgtcggccggagatcagctgtaatagcaggagatcgccagctagtacctggaagttggcaaccctacagggaaggCAAGCCATAACCAAAGCCATGCATCTCTAGCTGCATCAAGAACCCCAGCATATGTATACTTCAAATGTATTACAATTCCCTGCTACTAAGTGAGGAAGTCTTCCATTGATGGAGGATACTTCCTCCCACTGAACAAGGCTCCTTCCACCAGAATAAGGCACCTTTGACTGCAGCAAGGCTCCTGACTTAGCAGAAGGATGCCTTTCTTGTTGTGATGATGGATCCTGTTTTAATCCACAtggtagatcaggggtgtcaaactcaattgttacaagggccggatatgacataaatgtcacttggtcaggccgggacatccatgcctcgccagcccataagaacgtaagaaaggccctgctggatcagaccaaggcccatcaagtccagcagtctattcacacagtggccaaccaggtgcctctaggaagccactaacaagccggctgcagcagcaccatcctgcctgtgttccaccgcacccaatataataggcgtgctcctctgatactagagagaataggtatgcagcatgactagtatccattctaactaatagccatgatttacccctttcctccatgaatatgtccactcccctcttaaagcccagaacgagagtggggtgtgtgtggctgcctcggctggctcgtgggccagataacagctctcaaggggctagatctggcccgcaggccttatgtttgatgccCCTGCTGCAGATATATATTCTGTGGAAGAAACTAAGGAGTATTGGCTAAGATATATGAAGCCATACACAAGATATGATATTTTTAGCTAACCTTTCCAAACACGTTAAGTTTGAAAGATGTCTTTTTCTCCTGACAATGGACACCGAAATCCATCTGAATTATGTAAGGATGGATCTGTCAGATATCTCAATTTCCTGGAGAATAGCTTGGCAGATTTTCTACACTAGTAAAGTGGAGGGTTTGTCTAGTCATTTCTGGCCTATTCTGTTACAAATAGAATATGTAAAGGTCAGAAAGTCAGATACAGCTGAAGGATGTTGTTGATTCTCTGTCTTTCAAGTTGTCATTGGTCACAGAGCCAATAAAGAGAAAACCCCTAGTTGCTCTATAAATAATTACTTTCAAGCTCCTTTCCGGTATTCTGTTCTTACAGTTTTCCACACAGCTCTTTGAGGAACAAACCAAATGAAAGGTTTTTATCACCAGTACTTTCATAATTGCATAgagaagattaaaaaacaaaacacctgagTCCTAGTTTTAGTTAATGGGGAACCCACCCAATAACCAGAGAATAATTAAGGGAATGATAACACTCACAGTTGCTTTCCTGACTGGTTTACCTGTTCATTACCAGCTCTTAGAATCACATTTATATAGGTGGGGATTCTACCTATCACAGAAAATGTTAAGGCACATGAGATGGTTCACAAAGAACAGCTATTTGACGTGTGAAATGTGCTCATTAATTGGTTCAGTGAAACATTTGGCTGCTGCCACTAAAGCGATGCTTCGTAGAGCTTGTTTTacaaaatgcctttaaaaaaggGTTCATCCACACCTGAATCTGTGTTTACTGAAGAATTAACATTGATATACTCATGGAGgaaacataggattgccaaccaccaagtagtagctggagatctcctgctattacaactgacctccagctgatagagatcagttcacctggagaaaacggctgctttggcaattggactctatggtattgaagtctctccccttcccaaaccctgccctcctcaggctctaccccaaaaacctcccgccggtggcaaagagggacctggcaaccctaaggatacaTCCTTCAACAGCTCTTAGCAATTATGGTTAAACTGAACTTCTGTGTTTGTAGGCATGTCCTCTGAATAGCAGATGCAAAGAACAAACATATGAAGGTTGTtgctttcaggtagggttgccagcgttgggttgagaaatacctaaaaattttaagggtggagtctgaggaggaagaagaagagttgatttttatatgctgactttctttaccacttaagggagactcaaaccagcttacaatcaccttcctttcccctccccacaacagacaccctgtgaagtaggtggggctgagagctctaacagagctcatggtcacccagctggcttcgtgtataggagtggggaaacaaatccagttcaccagattagcctcatccgctcatgtggaggagcggggaatcaaacccggttctccagatcagagtccaccgctccagactaccgctcttaaccactatacaacgctggttggggtttggggaggggagggtcttcaatggggtataacgctatagattccaccttccaaagcagccgttttctccaggtgaactgatttctgtcacctggagatcagttgtaatagcaggagatctccagccaccacctgaaggttgctATACAAAAAAACAACCTGTGCTGTAATTAGTGTTACTGAGGAAATAAGCAGCACAAGGGCTCCACATAATATACCAGGAACGGAGCAAGAAAACACATCCCTCTGGGAGTTATGAATGCAATTCGTGGTAAGTGGGCTTTTGCAGTTTTTTGTGAAAAAAATTACCTTTTTGAAATGTATTGATTTGTTATGTTGATAACATGAAATAGTGTGTTGTCACTCAAAATTAGATCATGTAAATTGTGCATGTACAAAAATATTTAATTGCAGATTGAAAATATTATACCGAACGTACAAAAATTCAGTTTTCTCTTTGGATGAGCATCTCTCCGGACAATAAGTATACatttagctgatgaagccatcgAAACGTGTTCTGACTGGTTACACGTCCTCCTTTATGATTTTTCTCTTCTTTGATCTCCTATTCCGATCTTCAGAGGGGCTTGGTTGCACTCACCTGCACGGCTCTGCCGCAAGTAAGTCTCCATTTACTCCTCTTGATCGGTTTTTGAACGTTTCTTGCAATGAACTTCTCAAATTGCATTGCGGAGTGACAAAGTTATAATTTACCTTATATGGACTTATACCTTACCAGTTACCCCTTCTGGCAAACTGGACATTCAACTTTTGATGTAATTAGTTGCATAAGGTTTTTTGATATAAAGTTGTTATACTGACATTACACTGTAGCACAAGCATGTGCATATAATTGTGTTGTTGGTTATGTTCATAGGACTGGAGCATGCATTAATGCTCATTAATTGTGTATTAATTCAATGCAGTGTTATTTAATTAGACACTGGTATATTACGTGGAGCCCTCGTGCTGCTTATTTCCTCagtcaccacctgaaggttggcaaccctactttaaaggTTTCCTTCGAAGTCTCCTGCAGGCAGTTGGCTGGCCATTGTTGGCAGCACAATGGTTAGCTAAATGGAAATTTGGACTGATCCAGCTGGCCTCTTCATATATTTGTAGGTTTGTAATAAAATCTAAGAcatcatcctctctctctctctctctctctctctctctctctctcatttaagCCATAGAAAGTTTACTGGGATTTTTAGTTGAAAGACATGGTACAAAACCTTCTTTCATATTCAACGGATAATAAATAGGGCTTTTGGTAGGGTAGGAATGTGTTGCTTATATTAAGGTTAGATCCCCACTTCTGGTTCTTTCATCCCGCTGTCAATCATGCGTACATCCAGCTACCAATCAAATTTCTTGTTGTCTAAACAACAAACTAAAACTCATGCACAGATTGCAACTGTTCTGGAGTTTCTCTGATTTACATCATCAAACCTCAACTGTCGATGATGATCACAATGTCTTATTTGTTGGCTTTAAAAAGCAGCACCAATTAATTTAGATCATGTAACTAAGCTATAGCTTGCTGCAAGCATTTATCCTCCCAGCTTCGTAGAACTATGCCAACGATGGCCTCCAGGGTCTGTGCGCCAAAAATAACTATAAAGCCAtatgaatttattttaaaaaaaacaccaaaaactaACCCAACAACCAAAACCCACATATGCCAATCTACTAACAATTAGTGGGAAAGGAATtttaacaaagaaaagaaaagctgccaACCTCAAAGCCATCCCTTGAGAGTAGCCTGACTAGGCATACAGTCAGGTCAGGAAATACATCCTGACAATAATTACTGTGAGTGAAATCTTTACCTGATGTCACCTCTGCgaagactctaatttggagaagtaAGCCTTAGGAGGCCTGTGGGATTTTCGGAACTTTTTTTCTCATGCATTCAGCATTTGATCATCTGGAATACATTTTGGGAGCAATTCTGCTATCCTTATGCAGAGGTGTGCAACACAGCAGCAACACAGCAGCATGCCTGAatatcccccaccccacttgcTCTTTCCACTGGATCATACCAGAAGGTATATGCTATACCTTCTACAACTGGAAAAAGGTCCTtgaatgatagggttgccagctgggaaatacttggagatttttggagtggagcctgaggaggagtttgagggaggggagggacttcaatgccatagagtccaattgccaaagcaaccattttctccaggttaactgttctctatcggctggagatcagttgtaatggtgggagatctccagctagtacctggaggttggctaccctattgaATGATAATGTTGGTGCTGCATGCTGCCTTGACAGAAGGAATGGAAGCAATGGAGATGTAAGTCCTGTACGCTGGCTGAGGGTGAAATGGAGCAAACAGGCTGGGTTGGCCTACTCTTTTTTCTTGTTCTCCCCATCTGGTCATCTGCCACTCGATACCTGCCAACTGTTACCTTCTCCTCACTCCTCATTCAGCCTGCTCACCCACACATGGAGACTCAGCAATCTGTTCTCTGCAGAGAGAATGGTTGTGCCCTCCGGCAATTACTGTGAAATATGGTCATAGATACTGTTATAAAGACTGTCCAACATAGCTCATCAAATAGGGGTTGCCTATCAAACCTTTTCCTGAAGCTCCATACATCAAGGCATGGTAGGATCCTGGATCTGGTCTTACTATATTGCATAAATGCATTTCCAATTAAGTTCTTTTCTGGAGGGGTTGCAAACACTTCTTATTGCCACCCTGTAACACAAAAGGATAAAAGTTTTTAATTACAGTGGTTCTGGATATTGTGACTCTTCTCACATTTCCTAAAAAGAGTAGGAGGTGTTGGTGTTGGTGAGGGGTCTCGAACCTTTGGCCCTTGTATGGAATAGCTTCCCTGTGTAAATCATGAAGGCCTTCACACTATTAGCATTTTAGTAGTAGTGCAGGACCAAATTATTTAGTCGGGCTTTTCAATAGATAAAGGTTTGCCAGTCGTATGAAGTTGTTTTTAATATGTGTTATATGTATGTATCAGTTGTTTTTATTctgctacattttaaaaataattccaaTCCACTCCATGTCCTTTTTAGGAGAAAGGTAGTCTACAGATGTCatctttatttacattatttatctacctttctcattgagactcaaggcagattacaagcatacctcggagatattgcagcTTCAGTTCCTGACCACCGCAGGAactgcaataaagcaagtcacactcATTTTTTTGGTtttccagtgcatataaaagttgtgTTTACACTGTACTGTAGTCTACTaacggcccattcctgagccgcgccagCAGCCGCGTCGATAATCCCTTAGGAGGCAGATGAAGGACtctgccggcgcaggggcccacattGCCGGTGCCCGGAAGGCACAcgccagcgtgagtggccccagcgccgccgTGCAGGTCCCCAGCCGCCACAGCAGCTACGCTGGGCCCGGCTGCCACCACAACCTTCCGCCAGCGGTggcgagccgggaggcattcTGGCGCCAGCcgggtgggggggcagggccgacattagtcggcctcctgaccCATTTTGTCTCAGGAACGTCCCCTTTTTTTTTGttgagatatgccagcttttttctggcatatctcccgtgcaaccctatgagggttgcacagtttTTTTGCGCCGGGTTGAGGTTTCGGcggtgctgaaacctccttaggaggcaataccactgggttgcctcctaagcccggcacaggcattcctctcagaaaTGTGCTGTAAGTTTGCAATAGCATTATATGTCCTTAAAATGTactataataataatgaaaaagtttgaaatattgtgccGATTACCAAAATATGACATAGAGACACGAAAGTGAGCACAGGCTGTTGGAAAAGTGGCAGcaatagacttgctcaaaaacacaaTATCTACGAGGCGCCGTAAAGCGAGGCACAATAAAACGAGGCATGCCTGTGCACAATGTAAGTCAGTGCAATCAATACAATACAATGACATATCTGCTAAGCAAAGTAACAGACTaaaattacagaaatctgaaatcaaAGCATAAATATTAGAAATGCCAAAAGGTGGAGTTACATAGATAGCAACGTATTGGGAGCAAGATAATACATACGGCAAACAGATAATATTTGCTATACAGAGTAGTGTAGCCTGCAGTCCCGTTCCCTTGATTAAATCATCTTCTTGAACCATGACATCATAACAGAGTCCTATTGCCTttctaaaaatgccctcctgaataatacCGCTGTTAACAACAAGGATTTACTGCTGTAAACAACAATTGCTTGTAAATTATTAACAGTGTGGAAAATGCAAGttggggctgcccctgagactgactcgaaggctccagctgatacagaataCCATGATGAGGCTTCTCACTTGGACCTCGCCATGGGCATATATCACACCAGTGCtccatcaactgcactggctccagctggagtatcaggtcaggttcaaggtgctggttatgacctttaaagccttacagagtctgggaccatcgtaccttcgggaccacctctcctggcattaggtttgctaacctccagatactaattggagatctcctgctattacaactgatctccagccaatagagatcagttcacctggagaaaatggccgctttggcaattggactcagtggcattgaagtctttcccctcctctccccaaaccctgccctcctcaggctccgccccaaaaatctccaggtatttctaaacccagagctggcaatcctacctggcatgttccccagagaaacttGTGTTCATgtaataacaacttactggtggttcctggcccaaAGAGTATCCTGCTGGCCTTGACCTGGGcgagggctttttctgccctgtctcctgcctggtggaatagtctccctagtgagatcagggccctacAGGATCTCAAAgcattccgcagggcctgcaagaccgaACTATTCCACCAGCATTAAGTGAaggctaaaggtcccctgtgcaagcactgggtcattcctgacccatggggtgacgtcatatcctgacgtttactaggccgactttgtttacggggtggtttgccagtgccttccccagtcatcttccctttacccccagcaagctgggtactcatttgaccgaccttggaaggatggaaggctgagtcaaccatgaaccggctacttgaaaccaacttccgttgggatcgaactcaggttgtgagcagagcttggactgcagtactgcagcttaccactctgcaccacagggctccagCATTATAGTTGAGGAtattcagattagggttgccaggtccctcttcacaaccggtgggaggttttggggtggagcttgaggagggcggggtttggggaagggacggacttcaatcctatagagtccaattgccaaagtggccattttctccaggtgaactgatttctatctgctggagatcagttgtaaaagcaggagatctccagctagtacctggaggttgtacagACTATCTGAGACaacaacaaacctatgctgaCAATAGTGAATTTAACAATaataacagcacgtggctcatatGAATAATACACTTTACTGAAACAAAATTTCTGCTATGTAATACCAATTATATGCACCAAGTAGATAGAACAGGTATATTGAACAATATTCTTTCCAAAGGAAATGATGCTCACATACACAGACCTCAATTATCAATTAACAATTAACCAAAATATCCTGATTATAAATCCAACAGAAAATATAGGTTGCTACACCTCTGATATTGATACAATAAGCAAAAATTCTTCAACAGCAACAGACGACTCCTCTAGTTTGGTAGTTTGGTAGACCCTAGTGGTCTCTCATGTACGGCAGTGGTAAGATACTTACTGTTCAGTCCTTTTTATCTCCTTGGTAAATTGTTAGCATATCAAATATTCCTGTGTATTGTTACAGAAGCCTTGTGCTCAATATATGagaagaataactgaagaagcaAATTGCGAAACGACTACCAAACTAGAGGAGTCGTCTGTTGCTGTTGAAGAATTTTTGCTTATTGTATCAATATCAGAGGTGTAGCAACCTATATTTTCTGTTGGATTTATAATCAGGATATTTTGTGTTGCTGTGGAAGAATTTTAATTATTGTATCAATATCAGAGGTGTAGTAGCCCTTACTTTCTGTTGGATTTATACTTAGGATATTTTGGTTAATTGTTAATTGATAATTGAGGTCTGAGTATGTGAGCATCATTTCCTTTGGAAAGAATATTGTTCAATATACCTGCTCTATCTACTTGGTGCATATAATTGGTATTACATAGCAGAAATTCTGTTTCAGTAAAGTGTATTATTCatatgagccacgtgctgttattattattaaagtacctggaggttggcaaccctatattcggATATTTATTTTTTGGTACCATTGGACATTTTGGTCCTATTTATTAGATTGTACCGGGCTGTTTTAACTGtagttttaatgattttatctTGTTTTTATTAATTCTGGGTTTTTGTGAGCTGTCCTGAGTCCGgcctctggctggggagggcggggtagaaattaaATTTATAAAATGGACTCATAAAGAGGAACACATATCAACCTGGGTTCCTTGGTCATCTATGCATGGTGGGATCTAGTGATGCAGTGCAGTCAATCTGCTCTTATTTTCTGCATGCACTGGCATTTGGAAGTAACCTGCACATGTGTGCTAACTGCTCCCCAAATACAAAATCCCTACCAGGTTCAAAAGAGGAGATATCAAGGAGATAGTTACAGTTGTGAAAGAAAAATAGTCTGTCTCTAAGATCCCTTAAGATCTCTCTCTGAAGCTTTACAAATGTGCTAACAGAAAAACTGGACTCTTTCTTGACAGTAATACGGTAAATGACTTCTGAAAAATGCAGACTTTGTGAATCTCTGTATTTCCACTTCAGAATGAACTAGCTGCTTTTTCTCCCCAAGGAAGCAAATGAACAGCATTTTATCTGTGCTGTTTTCTCTCCAGGGTAGATTTACTGAAATAAAACTCTTCTCAGAAGTGTTTTAGTGAACCAGCATATAATGGCATGTAGGTGTTTGCTTAAAGATGATATTTTGTACATTGTAAGATACGAAAGTCTTGCTGGTTGAAGTTTAAACAGTGCCAAAAAATTAACAGTCAACCCTACCCAGCTTTTCTTGTTTGTGCACTACAACACTCTCATATTTAGTTGTATAATCATATATCTTTTCTAAAGCAGCAGACCAGTTTTTCCAAGCCAATTACAGACAAACACACATTTTTCATAATAATTCTGGTTGTTATTTTGCTaatcatatattttttttaagagtgGTCCTTGCCTTGTTCTTTTTAAGGGAtacattttgcttcctccccAAGGGCTTGTTGCAATTGTAGGACTTTAAACCCATTAAATTGCTGACCAGCAAGAGCACAGGATTCTGTACCTTGGGGACCAGTATGATGCAGTGAACCATGGGTTCACTCTGGACCCAAGTTTAACTTCTCCAAGCCAGCCCTTGCACAGTCAGTAACAGTCAGGCAATTCTAGATTACAGGATTCTTGTGAGAGGAAAGAATGTAGCATATCTAGGGAAGACAAAAAGTACATATTGGGTtccaagaaggagaagaaaacctAAAGCAGTGGTCATGTTTTGAATGTGTTATAAGTAATGTGTCATTACTGCAAGAAGTTAACCATTAATATAGCAACAATTGTTATGTACTGATCTATACGTTGCTGGCAACTGGTGATCCAGGAAAGTTCAGGAGGTGAACAATCACCTGCCAACTTGTGAATCGAGCTATAGTGAAGATCATGGCTGGAATCACGCACCGTATGTAGATGAAAAATGGCTCCCATAGACTTCTGTTATGAACCTCTCCTCCTGTGGTAtcattcgaagaagaagaagaaggagagttggtttttatatgccaactttctctaccacttaaggaagaatcaaaccagcttacaatcaccttcccttcccctccccacaacagacaccctgcgaggtaggtggggctgagagagctctaagagagctgtgactagcccaagatcacccatctggcttcatgtggaggactggggaatcaaacctggttctccagagtagagtccactgctccaaactactgctgttaatcactacaccacactggctctctaagcacCCCTATGCTGGACATACTTTTACTGTCTTGAGTAAGCTCCAGAATGACTTGTCTATGCCTCCCCTAGAAGTATTCATCACTTGTTTCTTTTTAGTCATTTCAACAAAATTGTGGTCCATGTTTCTGAACCAAAATAATCATTTGAGCATCATTTAATGCTTTGTGTTGAAGGTCTAAGGCCAAACTCTTGCATTATTGTTAACTTCTAAGACATTTTATCAAGCCATTTTACTTACGTGTCATTGTGTCATACATCCTTTGTTTAAAACATGCCAGGGAGTGGGAGAGTGCTAAAAATAACTCTTTAATGTTGACTAAAGGGAGAGACTATGTTTATCCTTAGAAAAGTCTTGAAAAAAATATCACTCTTAGATATGACTGCTCTCCAGTTTCAGACATTTTGAGTACTAAATAAGGCATTTCAGCTTTCAGCACTTTGCTGCCTGACTGTCATTCTTGATAGGAAAATAACTGACTGTCACAAAAGCTTCTTTCTCTTACATAATAACTTTTGACATCCTTATGACACTTGACATAAGGCCTACACAAGGGTGAATGACTTGAACATTTAAACTGATTGTTCAGAAATAATATTAATGACTGTTGGAGGAGTTCAGACCGGTGTACTTGTCTTAGGCAATTAATTCAAATTTAAATGGGTTCAAACGCAATTAAAAAGTTATTTGGATCTATACAGTATATAGACAAGGTTGTGGGTTTATTGACATAGGAATACCTGCTAGAATGCTGCTTGCACAAGGGatt
This sequence is a window from Euleptes europaea isolate rEulEur1 chromosome 12, rEulEur1.hap1, whole genome shotgun sequence. Protein-coding genes within it:
- the HTR1F gene encoding 5-hydroxytryptamine receptor 1F, which encodes MDFLNFTEQNYTLKQNDTSEELPMSKILVSLTLSVLAVMTTVINSLVMTAIIVTRKLHHPANYLICSLAVTDFLVAILVMPFSIVYIMKETWIMGQVMCDIWLSVDITCCTCSILHLSAIALDRYRAITDAVEYARKRTPKHAGIMIAIVWILSIFISMPPLFWRHQAASRDDECIIKHDHIAFTIYSTFGAFYIPLALILILYYKIYKAAKTFHRRSVSRVLKEEVNGQGLLEAGEKSCKLTSSTSCTKDSTNNPSADSDRIHISLRSPTSESKNEKGWRRQRISTTRERKAATTLGLILGAFVICWLPFFVKEVVVNTCESCQMSPEMSNFLAWLGYINSLVNPLIYTIFNEDFKKAFQKLIRCRSYL